Proteins encoded within one genomic window of Methanosarcina barkeri str. Wiesmoor:
- the ahbD gene encoding heme b synthase: MIAMTNAPRLIAWELTAGCNLNCVHCRGASTSSVPAGELTTDEAKHFIDEVASIGKPILILSGGEPLTRPDVFEIARYGTDAGLRVVLATNGTLLTPEIVEKLRAAGVQRLSVSIDGANAETHDNFRGMPGAFERTLAGIEVLRKADFPFQINTTVSKRNLEEITKTFELAKELGAVAYHVFFLVPTGRGDESDEVSPADYERILHWFYEMQKESKIQLKATCAPHYFRIMRQQAKKEGIEISVKTHGYEAMTKGCLGGTGFCFVSSVGKVFPCGYLPVLAGNIREQPFREIWENAEVFRKLRDPEELKGKCGICEYKKVCAGCRARAYAATGDYLEEEPYCIYRPGKK, from the coding sequence ATGATCGCCATGACAAATGCACCAAGGCTTATCGCATGGGAACTGACTGCAGGATGCAACCTGAACTGCGTACACTGTAGGGGAGCTTCCACTTCATCGGTTCCGGCAGGTGAACTTACAACTGATGAGGCTAAACACTTCATTGACGAAGTTGCAAGTATTGGAAAACCCATTCTTATACTGAGCGGAGGCGAGCCTCTGACCAGGCCTGACGTTTTTGAAATCGCACGTTACGGTACTGATGCTGGGCTTCGAGTCGTACTTGCAACAAACGGGACTCTTCTTACGCCTGAAATTGTTGAGAAATTAAGAGCTGCTGGAGTGCAAAGGCTCAGCGTTAGTATTGATGGAGCAAACGCAGAGACACACGACAATTTCAGAGGCATGCCCGGGGCTTTTGAAAGAACACTTGCAGGCATTGAAGTCCTCAGGAAAGCCGATTTTCCTTTTCAGATCAATACCACGGTCTCAAAACGCAACCTTGAGGAAATCACTAAGACTTTTGAGCTTGCAAAAGAGCTTGGTGCAGTTGCATATCATGTCTTTTTCCTTGTGCCCACAGGCAGGGGAGACGAATCCGATGAGGTTTCCCCTGCAGACTACGAGCGCATTCTACACTGGTTTTATGAAATGCAAAAAGAATCAAAAATCCAGTTGAAAGCAACCTGTGCTCCCCACTATTTCAGGATAATGCGCCAGCAAGCAAAAAAAGAAGGAATTGAGATATCGGTTAAAACCCACGGCTATGAAGCAATGACAAAAGGCTGCCTCGGAGGTACAGGCTTCTGTTTTGTATCAAGTGTGGGTAAAGTCTTCCCTTGCGGCTACCTTCCAGTTCTTGCCGGAAACATAAGGGAACAGCCTTTCAGGGAGATCTGGGAAAACGCCGAGGTCTTCAGGAAACTGAGAGACCCCGAAGAGCTTAAAGGAAAGTGCGGGATATGTGAATACAAAAAAGTCTGTGCAGGCTGCAGGGCAAGAGCCTATGCTGCTACAGGCGACTATCTCGAAGAAGAGCCTTACTGCATATACAGGCCCGGAAAAAAGTGA
- a CDS encoding metal-dependent transcriptional regulator, producing the protein MTTERDEDYLKIIASIVEEKGYAKVKDVAKELELGPSTVTGMFKKLDKEGYINYEKYGGVTLTEKGTEIAHKTKETYGMLKEFLMHLGVDKTIAEEDACKIEHILNPKTAQIFKKFVEFTDQKEEPKICIEHFRYFVQTGEYVFCSPETRDKCPVHGKKK; encoded by the coding sequence ATGACAACGGAAAGAGATGAAGATTACCTGAAGATTATCGCTTCAATTGTTGAAGAGAAAGGATATGCCAAAGTTAAAGATGTAGCTAAAGAGCTGGAACTCGGCCCATCGACTGTAACAGGCATGTTCAAAAAACTCGATAAGGAAGGTTACATAAATTATGAGAAATACGGAGGGGTAACCCTTACAGAAAAAGGAACAGAAATCGCGCATAAGACTAAAGAGACATATGGCATGCTCAAAGAATTTCTCATGCATCTTGGAGTTGATAAAACAATAGCAGAAGAAGATGCCTGTAAGATTGAGCATATCCTTAATCCAAAAACGGCACAAATATTTAAAAAATTCGTGGAATTTACAGATCAAAAAGAAGAGCCAAAGATCTGTATAGAACATTTCAGGTATTTCGTCCAAACCGGAGAATATGTGTTCTGCTCCCCAGAGACCAGGGATAAATGTCCAGTTCACGGGAAAAAAAAGTAA